A single Scleropages formosus chromosome 4, fSclFor1.1, whole genome shotgun sequence DNA region contains:
- the LOC108932763 gene encoding sulfotransferase 6B1-like, with translation MEKANQMKEEEKVFRYKGILYPILRCPEENLKAYESFEARPDDIMLVAYPKCGFNWMVGVMLKIMAAAKAGNKEIKDSLVPILEFFDPEKQKSLSEVPSPRLLGTHMHPDNIPPSFAAQKTKILVIFRNPKDTMVSYYHFTNSNPVLPTAESWDKFYEEFMRGDVPWGSYFDNALAWEKRMDDPDVMIVTFEEMKRDLTEGIRRISNFFGFTLSEEQVQTISQESMFNAMKDGNKEKYGKIINVIFRKGEVGDWKNHFSESQSQEMDVEFEKRLAGTKLGALLKYDTYCK, from the exons ATGGAAAAGGCAAATCAGatgaaagaggaagagaaagtcTTCAGGTACAAAGGCATCCTGTACCCCATACTGAGGTGTCCAGAAGAGAATCTGAAAGCTTATGAAAGTTTTGAAGCCAGGCCAGATGATATCATGTTGGTGGCCTACCCAAAGTGTG GGTTCAACTGGATGGTGGGTGTGATGCTGAAGATCATGGCTGCTGCCAAAGCTGGGAATAAAGAAATCAAAGACAGCCTTGTGCCAATTTTAGAGTTCTTTGACCCAGAGAAGCAGAAG TCTCTGAGCGAAGTTCCATCTCCAAGGTTACTTGGAACACACATGCACCCCGACAACATCCCGCCGTCGTTCGCTGCCCAGAAAACCAAG ATTTTGGTTATTTTCCGAAATCCCAAAGACACCATGGTGTCCTACTACCACTTTACCAACTCCAATCCCGTGCTGCCCACTGCCGAATCCTGGGACAAGTTCTACGAGGAGTTTATGCGTGGAGACG TGCCTTGGGGTTCCTACTTTGACAATGCTCTGGCTTGGGAGAAACGCATGGATGACCCCGATGTGATGATTGTGACCTTCGAGGAGATGAAGAGG GATTTGACTGAAGGGATTCGACGGATCTCCAACTTCTTTGGCTTCACCTTGAGTGAAGAGCAGGTCCAGACCATCTCCCAGGAGAGCATGTTCAATGCCATGAAGGATGGCAACAAGGAAAAATATGGGAAGATAATTAACGTAATCTTCAGGAAAG GTGAGGTCGGGGACTGGAAGAACCATTTCAGCGAGAGCCAGAGCCAGGAGATGGATGTGGAGTTTGAGAAGCGCCTGGCCGGCACCAAGCTGGGGGCCCTGTTGAAATACGACACGTACTGCAAGTAG